GGGACCCCACAGAGGAACACAGCAAACTGGTCAAGACACAGCGAGCTTTTTACGACCAGAGAACGCTCAAGCAGGCAAATTCTATCTCCTCCCCAAAATCCACAAACCTGGCAACCCGGGCAGGCCAATCATCAACTCTATAGGCCACCCTACCGAAAAGATATCTAAGTTTATTGATTTCCATTTACGCCCCATTGTTGAAAATCTACCATCTTATCTAAAAGATACTACTGATTACTTGAATAAAACGCCTTGCCATGACCTACCAGACGGCACTCTGTTAGTCACGATGGATGTTGTCTCTACACCAACATCCCGCACGGCATTGCTGCCTGTCGTGCGGCATGGGACAGACGTGTGTCTAACCATCCGTCGACCCAGAGTTTAGTAGATCTCCTTAAACTTGCCCTCACCCTTAACAACTTCAAGTTTAATGACGACAACTACTTGCAAATCAGTGGTACAGCTATGGACACCAAGATGGCTCCTTCGTATGCCAATGTATTCATGGGACACCTTGAATCTGCTATTTTAACATCAGCCCCAATTCAACCTTTCAGCTGGCTCAGATTCGTTGACGATATTGAAATCAAATGGACCTCCAACCGATAGTCTCTCGATGAATTTATTGAACATGCCAACACATTCCACAATACCATCAGATTAACTGCCGATATATCATCAGATACCAATATATTTCTATACCTCCGTCACACCAGTTTTCATCCCTCGCATACCACCAGAAGCATTCCCTATTCACAAGCTTTACGAATCCGTCGTATAGTGTCCGAAAATACCATCTTCGAACGCCGGTGCGTCCTCTCTAGATGATTCAAATCGCAATCTCCTCATATACCAAACCAGAAGTGCCACTCAACGTGTTCCCTGTGTGGTAACATTCCATCCTAACTTACCACATCTTCCTTCTATCCTTAGGAACCATTGGAAAATCATGGAGTCATCAACCAAACTTAGGCGTATTTTCCCAGAGCCACCGCTACTAGAATACCGCAgaccaaaaaatgtaaaagaccTTGTAGAGAGCAGCAAACTTCCTCCTCTTGCTCCTGCTGCACAAACGGGTTCATTCCGGACATGCTACAATAAACAGTGCATGATGTGTCCATATACAGCATCCACTGACACATTTGAATGCGCTATCATCAACAAAGCATACTACATCCGACAGAACCTGACGTGCAAATCCAGCAATGTCATCTACCTCCTCTCGTGTAGGAAATGCACAATGCAATACGTTGGGGAAATCGGTGGTCCACTCAACGTCAGAATCAACAATCACCGCTGGtctatcaaacagaacaaacctGACTACCGGTTGCCAGACATTTCAACTTGCCCATCCATAGTTGGAAAGACATGCAGGTGATTGCAATTGAGCACTTTTCCTACTGGACACAAACCAAGCGTCGATCGATCGAGAGATTCTGGATTACCTATCTACAGACCCGCTATCCCAAGGGCATTAATGAACGTTAAATATACAAACTGACATCAATTGATCAGTTGCTCTTCAATTAATTATCCCTACTTCCTACATTTTCCCATTCTGTTCTACGCGTTTTTGATCCTTTACATATGCTGCCCAGCCAAAAGGCTACTAAATTTGGGACTTTGCTTCTTTGCAAACACACCGAGGAAATAGGCGACTTAATTTGAATCCTATACCAATGGTCACCATAAATAAatttcgccacacatttgacgtcgcacgtggcacgctttccagtcatcgctcatattttagcgttctgccgaacagtATAAATACGTTTgtgtagatccggccttcggctgccacttgccgaagggttaattgtgatatatagtttaatatctgtctgctttgtcccgcattactgttcgtatcctattatgtaatcgtgttcgttttgtatgtcttgataaaggggaagatcgcctcgaaaatttgacaattttgttttgtccacacggttggaattacttccttgtcccataatatggtttatatattttgattttggaaattcatttgatttcattctatttttctgtttctgctgcgttgtatttgcagtacttagTATTTGATTACGGTTCTGGAGGCAACATCAAagttatatctacatatattacttttatatctCCAGAGTTTCTAgaatatatacactatataaatgtactaaatgtgtataaatCCTACAATTGGGAGCGTATGATTGTTTATATCCTACTTAATAAAATGATATGTGAtcattatatgttttatgttcAGACAATGTCCATATTGCCTGTTTTACTTTGGACAACCTCTTCGATATCATGATTTGGAAGAAAAGAAATATGAACACTATATAACTAATGGTGGAGGAGGAGTTTGATTACATAATTCACTTATGAGTATTTATTCAATACTAAATTAATTGCAGAATATATGATTTGGACTCTATTGGGTAagtataatttttattatttgaatggtaaatataaatgaacatttgtatGAGATTAAGACCAAACAATTAAAACGTTGTTCTTTATTTAGACCCACCAGCGGATAATGCTATGGAAAGcattaatttgattttgtttgtcatTTCCTTGATACCCATTTTCGAAACTAAGATAGTTCCATCCTACGTAGGCTAGTggcaaaattattattaattcatgGCAAACAGCATTCGtgaattgttatatataaaatgcttgtaacatttcaataagtttatttaaggtaataaaatatcttgaagtaaaatgaaaattgcGTTCGACGGCATGCCGATATGCTAAATTAGTTGAATGTTAGTACTTGATGTAATCGACATGTTGCTCCTACTAACTATACCTAAAcagaatattataattatatttttgtctGATATGCTGAGAGAGGTATGGTGCATATCGGCCCGTTTCGACCAAAAGGTGAAAAAAGTTACAGTAGATAATTCATTAAATGCTTAGATGGCGTGGCGCCGTTGCACCGTGTGCTTATATATATTAAGGCTCAGTGTTCGAATCAACACCAGGCTATATGACTATAGGCTTATTAAAGTGCCGACTAACCAACGTCGCACGGAGAATGGAGAACGGAGAAATTATTTTGACGAgtttcaaataaataattatgtcatatttacTTTATATGATTTAGATCAATGAGTCAAAAATAGAAGTATGGCACAGATATCAATTAGTTAATTGCAGGCAATACATCACGTgaaatcaattataatatatCGTGTCCGACAAGGAGGAAATAAACTACTAtacttttatttaattaataatatgtTGTATCCCATTAACCCAGGAGGTGATTCTGTATTTTTTACAAAGCCGTCAATTCAATGTAATCAACTGTAAAGGATATTTCACTAGTACAAATACTTTTCTATTGTAAAACCTGGTAACTTTGAGCTAAACATCGTAACGATTGAACAACATGTTGAATACATTACCAAAGTCGTAATTTCAATTGAAACAATTCTGTTGTTTCTAATCATTAAATTGTTGTAAATCGCTGCTATGTGAATATCATAATTGATACATTTGTTTAGCCGGGGCCTGTTATTTTAGAtctcggactgaagaaggccctatagtagctgaatatatattccatagaaatgattttaattttactttgaatttattttggccttttatttcggattattaatatactagctttataccgtttttacctcattatgttATTTGACAGGATGTCAAATCATAATcaagataaatattcaaatataccATCATCTAAATTATGTACAATGCATATTTTGTGTATCTGAACATCTCTAAATATCAActttatttaaaacatgttaGCCTGGGCACAGCTATATTTAGCGTTATTTGACAGAGAGTAGTTCTAAATGTTAACTACTTACCTCTGAGTCTAGTTCCATAGAATACGACTGGGTCATCCAATTGACAACCGGAAACATATCCGGATTGCGTATTGCCTTAGCCAACCGGTGTCAATTTAAACGGGTGGTATTGAAAGAGACCAACAGCGAGTATGAAACTAGTTTACACTAAAGATATAAATAACACCACATACAAGGCTAATTTGTTTcactttatatttttgttttgagcAATTTCAACTTTTTAAATAACACTGTTAGATCTTTTATGTGGTGTCGTATAattgtttatcctgcaactgtcccacatactgaccgacaactactgccggataaacgtGTGCTTTATCCGTTAGTTaaaaaatgctttatccgtcaatacaatcacgtgaatttgttccacatctgacggaacattttctaacttgacccaggaCTCCTATGCATAAAAAATCTAAGAATTTTCTTAAGTTTGTACTTAAGTAAATTATCAATACACTTAGTTAAGCAAGATGCTCAATTTCTGTTGCATAAATATTCTAAGCATTATGCTTAGCTGTTTTTTGCTAAGCATATTGCAAAAATCTTAGATGGCTCGTTGTCAATGGCGAGACATCATGTTTCCCGtactttttgtttacaaacaataCCACGCGGACAAATTGACACGTGCGCGATCGTCGTCTGCTTGTCTAGCTTCTCTGAAAAAAATGGCAACGAATATTGTGGAGACACCAATCAAAACGCGGAAACCAAACTGGACGGCAGACGAATGCTTGCAACAAACAAAACTTGTTGAAGAGAAGAAGGATGTTATCAGGGCCAAGTTTAGTGGGTTACGACCCAGAGGAAAAGGGAAGCATGGCAGCGCATAACAGATGCCATCAACGCCAGTTCTACTGTCAGACGAAGCGTAGAGGAGGTAGAAAAAAATGGCACAACCTCCATATGAAGGGGAAGGCAGAGTTGTCTGATCACCGCAGACAGGCAGTGATGACAGGTAATTACTCGTAGTTCGATCATGATCATTACAGTTGTAGGCATAAGCATCATTACGTTGAATTAGGCCCCTATAGCAGACGACTCGCCTTGATCTGTGATCTGTTGTGCGACAGTCATGACTGGTTAATGCAGTTTAATAACGATTTCATATCTACTTACTTTACTTTGAGTGTAAAATCACAACAGATCGTCAAAATCTCTGTTAGCCTAGTTCTCAACATCTCGATGGCCGGTGCAATGTTTGCTGTGTCGGGTTGTCGTTCTTGGAATTGGAATGCTCGATTTACTTTGTCATCTCTATTACGGTATTGTTGCAATATGTAAGTTTCCGACAACTGAATCAAAGTTCCATATGAATACTACATAACCTGATCATGATTTATAGTAATATTTCAACTATAGACAGTAGTTTGCACTTGTTTTGTATTATGTTTTGGCGAGAAACGATGACATACAAAAAATTGTGTGTACAGACGTAATGTATATATTGCAAACAGGTCGGAAACAGTAAATCGAATACGCCTAACATCCATACATAGTGTAACGTTTTTCCCGTCCTGCTCTGCTGGGTTCTTTCACCAATATGGCGAAACTGTAGTCACAGACTACTTAAGTCAATTGTTACATAAATACTTCGTTATACCAGGCGTCCATGTCAGTGATTGTAACCAGAAATGAATAACAAAGGCGTTCTTTCaaagtataaatgttatattgaaAGCAGAATGcaatgtaacaaataaataacataacaaTTCAGAAGTTCACAATATCACTTTCCCATCATACGCACCACAAATCATAAACTATCACACATGGTGTTCGAACCCAATAATGGAACATCTAATAATAACTTGTACTTAACTGTACAAAGTACTTAACAACAAggcatatctacatgtatatgtacaacaACCTATAGCGATTCAAGATACAACTCTGATCCTTTACTAATAACTATTAATTAGGAAATGACCGTGATAATCTACATGTTTATGAACCGGATATTATAATAGAATTTATACTAAATTCCAATACCACTACTGTCAACTCTAATAAATCATAAACTGGTACACTGTAGTAATAATACTACATTACAACAAGataataactttatattgtcgGTGATAACACCTGACAATATCTTAACTAACTTATCAATTATCCTTAATGTATATAGAAACCTACTTAAAATTACCTAAACTTCCAATAATATTGGCTAGAGTCAAAAGACAAGATATCTGGACCAAAGATCTGGTGGACCCGATGCCAGTCAGGAGGCTACTGACGCATAGTGCGCAGTGCTCCTATTTATACTTTCTTGGAGTGCCAAACGATGCCAAAAGTGCCAATTTGGCAGCCGGAAGCTGCCAATTTCGACGTTTCACTAACGTGACGTCATGAATGACGCCGCGAATTGGCAACGTACTGCCAACCAAGAAATAGTTCCTATGTTATAGTAAATACTATAAATAACAACTTGAATCTTATTACTAacgttacatgtatacacaaaaaGATATCCGGAACCCGTTTACAATAATTACAATCCGGGTTTGGCTCTAAATAATAGACTATCCGTACTGTACGCAGTCAACCGGCAAACGGCCTTCACCGATAGTTGACAGTGGGACTCGTTTGACTACTGTGATAAACATCAACTTATACAGCTAAataaaactgtaagtacaaAAACTACGATTATAGTTGACTTATTTACATTCTAATACATTTAAACATTCGTTACTTCTTTATCTAACACCAGAAGTAAACATATAAACTTACGTTTTATCTTTACTCGGCATCACTCGCTCTAAACGTGTAAAAGCCTACTGAAATGACGTCACCCTAAACAACCAGCGTACCGCTAAGTTGAGGACTATTTATACAACATTAGATGTACAATAACAAGCATCCGATATTTACAGagataaataacaataatttaaCTAACGTGGATGCTGTATAACCTGAAAATATAACTAGAACACGAGGCCTATAGTGTTACAACACAGTCAATGTAGCTAGACCTATCAGCTGCAATAGTAATAACAGCTTTACAACAAATGATAAGCCTCTGTAATGTAACAATCTTCACTTACAGTAGTGAAAATTAACCCCACTTTGTTACAATATAACTAAAACTTCGTTTTTGTTTCTCAAGTGATGAACGGGTAGGAGAATGtccgaaaaccggaagttagGAGGGCCTAAATTTTTACCGGAAGTATTGACTAATATACGAAAGGTTGTCGGATCCGGGCTAACTCGAAACTCTCctattaaacatgtattgtgaTGTGGTGAAACACACCCTATACATGCATATGATGTCtgttatttctataaaatcttgaaatatttAGACATGATGAAGTTTTCTATTTgctattgggtttttttttcaactatGATGTTCAAATATTGGATTATCCCATTCTGAACCCCTCATATTATACAACTAGAGTTAGTTCCCTTTTCGAAAACTCTCCAATGCAATTATAACAGTAGCGCGAGTGACCGGAGAAGATTGTCAATAAAGGTAAACACAATTTTAGGAACATTTACCTGTTGTACCGAGTCTGTTGTCCGGGTAGTGGGTTGAAGTAGGGTGTCAAGAGCCAGTTTTTACAAGGATACCCGCTATCGCCCAGTAAGTGACATTTTACCGGCACCATTCTCGCCTCAAATATCCTTGCTAGACCACTTTCACGAAGGATTCTCGCGTCGTTTGCTGACACTGGCCATCTCGCAACTAGGTCTAAAATACGGGAATTTGTATCTACCACAATCTGTACATTGATGGAATGgaagtttttttctgtttacaaaTTCTGGCTCGTTGATACTGGGGCGTAAAATACGTATATGTGTGCCGTCAATTGCTCCAATAATCCCCGGAAACCTCGCAACTGCATAAAAATCTGCTTGATGTTTCCTCACAGCCTCAGCAGAAATAGGGAATGAGATGAACTTTGAAACGACTTCCTGGCTGTTTAAAGCATTTGTCACTCACTGGATAACTCGGGATACGGTTGACTGGTCAACATTGAAATTATCGCCACTGCAGAGTTGCATTTTCCCTGTAGCATAGAATCTCAGTGCTATTAACACCTGCAGATGTGAGGGTAGGCTGTGATTCCGTCCTAAGGCGGGGGCAATATAATCTTTTACAATATCGTTAATAAAAAGGATCCCCTCCCTGTCAAACCTGAATCTTTGATAAAGTTCAAACCCGTCATAGTTTTGAAGTGGATCCAACTTGTCCTTGAAAATTCTTTTTCTTCTCAATGCCCTTACAAACTGTTAAGGTGCATTATTCTGTCCATTAGcagcggccattttggaaagATAAGCATCTTGCTTAACGATTTGAGACAGGTAAGGTGGTTGTTTAATGTTAAGAATATTCTTAAGTGTTAAGAAAAATCATGCAAGCCACTTAACAAGATAAGCAATATACTTAGCACAAAAATCAATCTCCTTAGCGGAAATTTAACTTAAGCATATTCTTAGCCATTTAAGATTTGTTATGCATACGAGTCCAGAACTttaaccttccggtgaatgaaacgccattcagtcccgctaaaaatgacgtcacattcaccggaattacgtcatttttacgatgtCGAAGAATTCTCGTATGGTGGCGTCGTCTTTTTCTTGACTCAGGGCAAAGGTATGCATTGGGTAGTAATTTTATTTGAgtcttttcattttgtttcagtgatattacacactCAATAGAATTACTAGTACTGATTGCGAATACGCTGACATTTTTCCCATGGTAGTAAAAatgagtacactctcattcggtttagtgaatgaatcttttacTCCGCATCAACGAAACGTCTCGCTTCGaacgaaaccaagtaaataacttgCAATTTGATTCGTTTTGAAcgtcataatggttgcaggataaacagaatacacggttagtatcttacaatgcaagttttattttgatactcgACACGGAAAACCGAGATAACACGACAAAGcttcgtcatctcggctttcctaagtctcgcaccaaaataaaccttgtattgtaagatactaaccatgtattctctatgtcTGCAGTAATACTGATTATATATTCTTGATGACAATAAACGTGTTTCAGATCATCAAATTTACTGAGACAGATATAGCCGTGTTAATTTCATTCTTCCATATCTAACTGTAATTCCTTATACGTTCGACTTTCAGTCTACTGCTAgtagtaaaatataaatttcagcattttcaattattttttattatctgtttgttattttatttcagtGATATATGTGATTCTCTTGACGGTATACTCTATATGTAAGTATTGAATTTTTAACTTATATAAGGAAATGTATGATTACGCTATATTCTgcatattataatattttaatctgTTCTGACGTTGGACTCAATGAAACTGTATGCATTTGATAAATCTAGTTTAATTTGCTCATGACTACATTCACATTCGGTCAGAAAAAAACCTAGACCTTCATTAAGTAGGCGCAGCTTCCTAATAATTCTAAACTGTGATCGTTTTAAAAAATGCACATTCCACGTACAGATTACTACAATTATAAGAAAACAAAGTAgagtttgtttttataatttctCATGGTGATTTATCTATGATCTGGCTGTTAAACGTAAGGCTAAACAAAGCCGGCTCCACATCACGATGACTCTCCAATTTGAAGAGTCCTACACGGGTCTGTCAAGAATATCTCACCCCCGTGAAAGATTTTGTCTGGTCAATCCGAGGCTTTTTACGAGGTAAATTATGTCCTCTTGATATGCCCATGTTTTATTCTATTTCTCTCATACTtagtaaaatacatatgaaatttccGTTGCTATCCAGCCTTTTCATCGTATCATACTCATAGAGACTTCGTTATGTATCAATATCGATGACGTCATTGATGATGCACACAATCAACTCAATCTTTGTGAAAGGGTGCTTTATAGTTCACTTAGTGCAACAAAAGTGTGTTTCCAACGACTTTTGGTAGTTCTTAACACATGCCGATAAGAAACGCGTATGAAATACATATCTTAACATAGCACCTTTTGTGTTGTGATTTTGTGTGCAATCCATTCTGTCGTGGCATGGATCGTTTCGTTGTTTTCGCTCACCTTTGCtaaattcaaataatatttccttaaaataataaatcaattaaaacaaacgGCTTCCCTTCTATATCAGGGGTATGTCAAGAATTTAGAGTCATCCTATTGAAGCCTTACTGCATTGAATATAAATAAGTGTATAGCTTTAGTCTTTAGCAGGACAAAAATAgtatttattgttaatttatagAAGCTGGGTACTCAAAGGGTCACAAGGACATCTTTAATATGGATAAATACGACTTGACATGTTTATGAATATATTTCTACCTGGGGTCATTAGCCTCCGATAAACCACACTAATGACAAGTGTGCACACACAGTAATACATTGTAACTGCTCAGAGACTACATTGATCAATACACGCTAAAATATCCACACCCattcaaaacaattcaaaatTGAGTACGATAAAAaagtttattatattaattaaaactcGAAAGTAACTGATATGTTTTTACAAATATTGACTGTCCCACTTCAAATACCGCTCCTCGTCAAATCCATATCCATACCAGTGTGCGTATACGTAAATCGCCTGTTTTAAAAAACCCAAATAAAGTTTTTGCGACATTctggtaaaaatatatattaaccgTACTTAATTATTGATTATCAGTGTACTTAATTATTGATTGTCAAATTATTGATTATCTGTGGTTATGTAATTTTAATAAATCTCTTTAAAATAGAAGTAAAACATGTACAAGTTTTGAATAACATTGTATGTACCGTTTCGTAATGTGGTTTTAAATATGAATTGTATGTAGAATCattataaacttttataatttaaatggCGACAAGTAGTTGAATAAGAAAAGCACTGGTGTAAACATTTCATCATATTTGTATTAGTGATTTTGAATACTTGTACAATTAAGAAATTTCTCCAATACTATTGAGGTTAGGATTTAGCTTTATACCCCCCATCTTAACACGGCCAATCAGGACTAGTAAAGAATGAGACAACTGTTGTGACGTTAGCTGTGGATTGTTGCAACATAGGTATGGAACAATACAGTGTGTTGACATTTGTCAttgtaatatattattatatataataacgCATTATGTTCGCTACCGATAAgtgataaaattttaatttgaaacgGATTTATCTTGCCATATAAAAATCATCCACCGAACCTTAATTCACAGACTATATCGGTAGTAACGAAAGTTATAAAACCAAAAGATGTATCATGTTTTCTGCAATATTAGTTTTTGGAAGTTGGTTGCGTTGATACAATTTTTTAATCGCTTTCTACTTTCGTGATTTTTATTCATTCTCGTTTTACTGCATCTGTcaaattttccatttttattCGTTCCTATCGTGCGAGAAAACTTTTCTACATCTTTGATAGCTAACGGCAGGAACCTGTCTCGCTTTTTATTGTATCAATTGAGTCATAATTCATTCAGTAGTGGTATGACACTTACATATCACATAGAGTGAACATGAGTATTACATATGGTATGTTTAATACATAGGTTTATGACATCAAGCTTGTAGTATACTGTCTGGAAGTCATTATATTGTCGTGTTACTTTCATGTTTATATGGTATACGATATCTGTAATATGTCGATTTTGAGTGAAATATGATTTCCcgtcaattagtcccaccttccggttcGACGGTAAATCGTACTTCTTCACGTCGTTCTGGTATGtcgaaatatttgtattatattggTCGACCGTGTATGacagaaaagtttttttatatatcgtTTGTTCCTCATTCCCTTATgcatttctttttcttattattGTCTCATAAgaaatgaataatatatttttcagagaaaagcaattgaaatatttcaaggaAAGGtgagattaaaaaaatgttcaataatTGTTTTCGTAAAGTTTGCTTTGATAAAACTATTGTTAAAGACTTATCATTTATCATGTTAATATAAGACCATATGTTTCACTCGTAACGTATTGGCTTGTCAAACACAAGTCATCACGTTTCACTATATTTCATCACATTTGACATGAGCTTTTTTAGTAACGAAATAGAAATCGATTTCTGTATATTCATTACGAATAATGTCCACGCTAGCATCAATATCTTTGAATATTATCATATTGGATTTATGTTTAAGACATACATAGGAAATTGTATCTTTGATTTCTCTTCCATATATTTTTATCTCTTATAACTAATCACTTCAATGCATACACGTATTGATTTTCTAACAACTTGCTGTTTTCAATTGACAGCTGTGAAAATTGCAGGTGAGTATATAGTAAAGCATTGAATTACAAAGAATGTTATTACAACGAATGTTCACAATGCTGTAGTTATAACTAGCTATGAGGGAAATTGTAAAGTGGTTTTTAACACATAAactgtcatatatatattgactttgCCCCTATATTGTTTTGGCATAATGACGTCCCTTGTGTGATATAGTCTGAAACGATTTACATTGgattgtgatgttacaatagaAACAATGGCGTTGCGTATTTATTCGGAAAAAATCCCTTTAAGAATTAACTTGAATAATCTGAGTAAACTCTAAATAAACTGCGAAACGGTTCATGATGAGAGTACGCTCAGATGTTTATGTTATACCTCCATAACATAAgcatgtattcaaattaatccttattattcaatttactACAACTAATCTCTTCAAATTTCTAGATTTTTTTGGGACTCTTTTTCTAGAAAATTATTACGACGTTATCTCGGCCAATTTGCGATGCCAGTTTTTTCCTTTATTAgctaatatattaaatttttaaCCCAATGAAATTGCACATTAcaagtaaaattgaattattggaaaatcaatggaatcttTCGTTTAAATATAGTCTggaacattaaagatgctccaccgctgacaaatggtaatatttcactatcaaaaacaggagcagacgatttagtatttttctacagttacaaaagttacatactttacaccattaccaccattgaaaagtttgagcttctaattttacttcaagctaaaaatatgaaaaataattaattgcatcccgaaaaaattccgtggtactatatcttatatggaatgaagtgatgattgcgtatgcaccaaaggcgatataaattattttatgttattttttgtgttaattaggcatatatatacacgattaaccaccaattattgttcaaatgatgaatatcatttatgctctgtcggcggtggagcatctttaagtagaagtataattataaattttgtttggataATTTTGCAggttcacacagtttgcaaaaaGCAAAAAAATCTTTCATATCCCGACGAAATAAGAACAAAATATGCAATCAATGCTTagaggtgataaaaacagaatgaatataaaaatgagatagtaggctagaaacatttatatgtCCTATTTAAACACATATCAGTTTAGTgtttgcttatattttgtcgctatatagtaaaataaatgaaagcaatcttcacatctttttgacgacagttttttttacttacctcccttgagttgtgacgtcatctgagacaatcgATTACCGGAACCGATGTGCCGATCTCGAAACTGTCAACATgcatattgattttgttttgaataaacCACAGGTTTCAGTACGTACGGAAatacacacggag
The Argopecten irradians isolate NY chromosome 9, Ai_NY, whole genome shotgun sequence DNA segment above includes these coding regions:
- the LOC138330600 gene encoding uncharacterized protein — encoded protein: MPCIKKAREYVIFGTKLPDVTADDALDNTQTISKDNRSTSQRRALHSLQHNAEIVIKPADKGAAVVIMNRRDYISEANRQLSNAQFYQKLDRDPTEEHSKLVKTQRAFYDQRTLKRHSVSHDGCCLYTNIPHGIAACRAAWDRRVSNHPSTQSLVDLLKLALTLNNFKFNDDNYLQISGTAMDTKMAPSYANVFMGHLESAILTSAPIQPFSWLRFVDDIEIKWTSNR